One Glycine max cultivar Williams 82 chromosome 3, Glycine_max_v4.0, whole genome shotgun sequence DNA window includes the following coding sequences:
- the LOC100789492 gene encoding pterocarpan synthase 1 gives MAKSKTFMLSILRIALALLFSSFAAAEEEPRFDRNLSPKSLGLRKEKLTHLRFYMHDVMSGPKPTAVKIAEAQMANTSSSFFGLLDMADDPLTAGPEPESKLVGKGQGMFGFADQNELGLVMLFNFAFTEGKYNGSTLSMLGRNMVLTAVREMPIVGGSGVFRFARGYAQAKTHTLDAKTGDAVVEFNVYVFHY, from the coding sequence ATGGCCAAGTCCAAAACCTTCATGCTTAGTATTTTGCGCATTGCCCTCGCCCTCCTCTTCTCCTCATTCGCAGCAGCAGAAGAAGAACCTCGTTTCGATCGAAACTTGTCTCCGAAATCTCTGGGTCTCCGAAAGGAGAAGCTCACCCACCTTCGCTTCTACATGCACGACGTTATGAGCGGGCCAAAGCCCACGGCGGTCAAGATAGCCGAGGCCCAGATGGCCAACACTTCCTCCTCATTTTTCGGACTCCTGGACATGGCCGACGACCCGTTGACCGCGGGGCCCGAGCCTGAATCGAAACTGGTGGGAAAGGGCCAAGGAATGTTTGGCTTTGCGGACCAGAACGAGTTAGGGCTTGTGATGCTCTTCAACTTCGCGTTCACGGAAGGCAAATATAATGGCAGTACCCTAAGCATGTTGGGGCGGAACATGGTGCTCACCGCCGTGAGGGAAATGCCGATTGTTGGCGGGAGCGGGGTTTTCCGGTTTGCACGTGGCTATGCTCAGGCCAAGACTCACACTCTTGATGCCAAGACGGGGGATGCTGTTGTAGAGTTCAACGTTTACGTGTTCCATTATTAG
- the PTS1 gene encoding pterocarpan synthase 1 precursor, producing the protein MAKSTFFVCLNLSLLFSLVTATYYSSLTPTLLGFREEQFTHLHFFFHDVVTGPKPSMVFIAEPNGKAKDALPFGTVVAMDDPLTVGPEQDSKLVGKAQGIYTSISQEEMGLMMVMTMAFTDGDFNGSTISVLGRNMIMSEPVREMAIVGGTGAFRFARGYAQARFYSVDFTKGDAIVEYDVFVNHY; encoded by the coding sequence ATGGCCAAATCCACTTTCTTTGTCTGCCTTAACCTTTCATTACTCTTCTCTCTAGTCACAGCCACTTACTACTCAAGTTTAACCCCAACACTTTTGGGTTTTCGCGAGGAGCAGTTCACCCACCTCCACTTCTTCTTCCATGATGTCGTGACAGGCCCAAAGCCCAGCATGGTGTTTATCGCCGAGCCCAACGGGAAAGCGAAGGATGCCCTTCCGTTCGGAACCGTTGTGGCGATGGACGACCCTTTAACCGTGGGGCCCGAACAGGACTCGAAACTTGTGGGCAAGGCCCAAGGAATTTACACTTCAATATCGCAAGAAGAGATGGGACTAATGATGGTGATGACGATGGCATTCACCGATGGAGATTTCAACGGCAGCACCATCAGCGTGTTGGGGAGGAACATGATCATGAGTGAACCTGTTAGGGAAATGGCTATTGTTGGCGGCACTGGGGCTTTTCGTTTTGCACGTGGCTACGCTCAAGCCAGATTTTACTCTGTTGATTTCACCAAAGGAGACGCTATCGTGGAATACGACGTATTCGTGAACCATTATTGA